A region of the Apium graveolens cultivar Ventura chromosome 6, ASM990537v1, whole genome shotgun sequence genome:
CTAAATTTATGTTTACCTCCGAGATAATTCCTAGAgcataaaaattaaaaaagaaatAGTAAATATAAAAGTTAGTGTACAGTTATGTAGATTTAATTTACGGGACAAAAAGGATAAGGCATCCAAAAATCAATTCAATCCTCATCGACACCCTCCATTTCTCTCCAAATGGGATCTACTGTTCTTCCTCAGGTTCACCCTTTACTTCTTTATATATCTCATACTCAATTAATTAATCATGTCTCATGTTTATACATACTTGAATTGTTAAATGTTGTATAGAAATTGAAATAATTGAATTGCAGGCACTATGTTTGATGTCAAGAAACCCTACACAATGTCTCCCCCCAAAACTAGGGTTTTCGGTTTCTTTTCGCTCCTCGTTTTCGAGTTCTAGTGTGTTGTTTAGCTCTTCCAAATTGCGAAACCGTTCTTTGTTTGTTAGAGCTGAATCCGAAGCTTCGGAGACTAGTGAAAGCAGCGTAGCAGTTGCTGAGAATGAGGAAGGTGAAGAGGTTGTTGTTGTTGAAGCGGAACCTGAAATTGCGAAAAGGAAGCCTATTGTCAAACTCGGTGATATAATGGGGGTATTATTCGATATTCAATACTTCTATTTATATACTTATATTGCGAGTATTTTGTTTTGAATTTGATTAGTTATGTTTATAAGTTATTCATAGTTAAATGCTAATGAAACTGATATTATATATGTTACGATTGCGTGCGCGAGTGTGTGATTGTGGTGAGGTTTGATGGATTATTACGATTAATTTGATGTTTGTTCGCTTAGATATTGAATAAGCAAGCTATTGAGGCGTCAGTGAGTGTAAGGCCAATTCCGGACCTAAGAACTGGAGATATCGTGGAAATCAAATTGGTAATGTGTTATTAAATTGAGTTTGGATCTTTTCTCTTCCTGTATTTTGATTTGGGTGTCGGAAGTTTGTGACATTGTGTTTGGATTATAGGAAGTTCCGGAAAATAGAAGGAGGCTGTCTATTTATAAAGGAATTGTGATCTCGAAGCAAAATGCTGGTGTTCACACCACAATTAGGATTAGGAGAATTATTGCAGGGATTGGAGTGGAAATTGTGTTCCCTATGTAAGTTCTATTTTTTCCCTTTGTTTCTGTTTACTAATAGTCTAATctaatactccctctgtccctctcATTTGTTTACAATTTCCTTTATgggatgtcccttccaattgtttacatttcaaagatttccaaaaatagtaaagtttttataatataaaaaataactATATCCACTGCTTCTCTCCACTATAACcactttatatatataatattaatcaATTCGactactttactcattttttttttaacttttcttcactattttatcatttttcttaaactccgtgCCCAACCCAAAtataaacaaatgggagggacggagggactACATGTCATGTGCATTTGAAGTATGCTTTCTGTCTTCCTAGATGTTTGCTTTAGCTCATACATGAATCTCAGTGACAAATGTTAGTACAATAAAATTTCAGTAATGGGGTGTAAAATGTTTTTTCCTTCCTGTTTTAATAAGCAATTTGATGGTTAATTGCAGTACAGATGAGGAAGCAACAGCATTTAATTAGGATAAAAGTTACTGTCATTGAACTGCTTATATTGCTGTTCTGTTTATACTTTATCGAGGAACATATTTTTTGCCTAAATTAGTGAATCAAGTTGGTCAGATAGAATTATTAATTAATATCTCTAATAGACTACATGTCAGATAATTATTTCTTATTACTCTATTTATACTACAATTTTACTATGCTTGTTATGTGTTTATTTATAATGAAGTAAAGCCATTAAAAGTTTGTTTTACTAATCTGGTTCATACACAACCCATCTTTAGCTTCAGGTTTTGGTAGgcttcaatttttttttataatcaAAGTGTACTCACACCACATTCATCATGCGATACAAAAACTAACGGTCCAAGTCTAGACTTGGGTCATAAATTAATGGTCCTGTTTGTATGATCAGAGTTTATGATTGCCATTTACCGGAAAACTGTTAGTTCATTTTAAATTAAGATTTCTTGAGCGTTCTGCCTAGTACACCTCATATGTATTCTTCTGTTTATTAGAATACTATATATTTAATAGATATTAAGTGGCAGATTAGTTAGTACTTTGTAGTCTCTGGAGCTGGTTACATACATCATAGTGTGGCATCAATTCTTGGGACTTGTAACAGTTTGTAGCCCTTGATTGCTTTCATAATTTCATTCGTTTGTCGAGAAATGTACATATCCCTAGCCAATCAACTTCGCTAGTTTGCCAGGTTTACAAACTCCTTAATGATCTTGTGATTAAAGACAATAACTTTAAAAGATATGTAATACCTTCATGCACGTGTTTGTTGATACGTTACCTTAGTTAATACTTTAAGTTCCAGAGGGAATTTATTCAATTTTGTTTTCATAATTTGACAAAGGACTCTGATGGTGTGTAATTGAGCTTTCATTTTACATGGTCAAACCAACTTGGATCAATATAGTTAAGTTCGTATCTGTTGTTCCGTGTCTATAATTAACGATGCATCCAATTTGGGCTTCTCACATTCGATTTTATATAAAACGGTTGGCTTCTTTGATATAAAATAGAAGTTGATAGGTGTATGATACTGTCAGAACAAACAAGTGTATATCCTGATTTTATTTACACTTGCAATATTCAAAGTTGGATTTTTTGGTAAATAATGCATAATGCTATCTTTGAGGGAAATGAAGAACCCTGATGTGCTTCTTTATTTATTGTTATGTGTTATTTTCCTCGTATTGTTACAGATATTCCCCGAATGTGAAAGAGATTAAAGTAGTGAAGCACAGGAAAGTCAGAAGGGCTAGGTTGTACTATTTGAGAGACAAGCTTCCAAGACTGTCTACTTTCAAGTGATATTTTCATGAGCTTGGGCTGACTAGCATTTTGGTGTATTTATATTGTACAAGACAGCTTTTTGATAAATATCGCTCAGCTAATCTGAATATCAAAATACAAGAAACTTGTGTTGTAACATGGATTTACTAAGAGTAGCAAATTCTTGATTCTGATTTCATATTCCCGATGACCCCCAATGTACAACATGAATCTTGTAAGGATATCAGAAGTTaatattattgttgttgttgatgCTGCTGTTGT
Encoded here:
- the LOC141667797 gene encoding large ribosomal subunit protein bL19cz-like, whose translation is MGSTVLPQALCLMSRNPTQCLPPKLGFSVSFRSSFSSSSVLFSSSKLRNRSLFVRAESEASETSESSVAVAENEEGEEVVVVEAEPEIAKRKPIVKLGDIMGILNKQAIEASVSVRPIPDLRTGDIVEIKLEVPENRRRLSIYKGIVISKQNAGVHTTIRIRRIIAGIGVEIVFPIYSPNVKEIKVVKHRKVRRARLYYLRDKLPRLSTFK